One bacterium DNA window includes the following coding sequences:
- a CDS encoding CPBP family intramembrane metalloprotease encodes MTARAAGLPLVLLVPPAVVVVTLLVPHSVWATFVGYHLGICVLAPMFAAVVSGRRSWRAYAGEVGLSGGRVREGVRTGLILGAVMAAVQIVALVWGADVFFADERVTESLSSWGAGPAQAGPLLLIMLVLNGPAEELYWRGYVHGRLGGMRGRRLAIAVAALAYASYHGVTIYALFGSLPVAASFFAAVWGAGCFWGWLRERYGNVWPALLAHGGATLGYMFVYWDRYVRA; translated from the coding sequence ATGACGGCGCGGGCGGCGGGCCTTCCGCTCGTGCTGCTCGTCCCGCCGGCGGTCGTCGTCGTCACGTTGCTGGTCCCGCACAGCGTCTGGGCCACGTTCGTGGGCTACCATCTCGGCATCTGCGTCCTGGCGCCCATGTTCGCCGCCGTCGTCAGCGGCCGGCGCTCGTGGCGCGCGTATGCGGGAGAGGTCGGCCTGTCCGGCGGACGGGTGCGCGAGGGCGTCCGCACGGGATTGATCCTGGGCGCGGTGATGGCGGCGGTGCAGATCGTCGCCCTCGTCTGGGGAGCGGACGTCTTCTTCGCCGATGAGCGCGTGACCGAGAGCCTGTCGTCGTGGGGCGCCGGGCCGGCACAAGCCGGTCCCCTGCTGCTGATCATGCTGGTGCTCAACGGTCCGGCGGAGGAGCTCTACTGGCGCGGCTACGTTCACGGCCGGCTGGGCGGGATGCGCGGCCGACGCCTCGCTATCGCCGTCGCGGCCCTGGCCTACGCCAGCTACCACGGCGTGACGATCTATGCCCTGTTCGGATCGCTGCCCGTGGCGGCCTCGTTTTTTGCGGCCGTCTGGGGAGCCGGCTGCTTCTGGGGCTGGCTGCGGGAGCGGTACGGCAACGTGTGGCCCGCACTGCTCGCCCACGGCGGCGCGACGCTGGGCTACATGTTCGTCTACTGGGACCGCTACGTGCGCGCGTGA
- a CDS encoding aminotransferase class V-fold PLP-dependent enzyme, translated as MKNAPIYLDTNATSPIDPRVAESMLPYLSDHFGNPGSGHAYGQRAREAVARARGQVSGLLGCAPDEVVFTSGGSESNNLAIKGTAWAREDRGRHLVISAVEHPATAAVGAWLAGRGWEVTVVPVDGDCRVDPDDVARVLRPDTVLVSVMHANNEVGAVQPIAEIAAAAHGAGALMHTDAAQSAGKIPVRVDELDVDLLSLAGHKFYGPKGVGALYIRDGVELENLVHGAAQESGRRAGTENVILVVGLGEAAELAADDVADEAPRLAILRDRLQGALLAAAPAAVVHARHAERLPNTLSIGFPGLLAADLMARLDGIACSAGAACHAGGAQVTAVLEAMGVPCETAVGTLRLSLGRFTTGDEIDRAAEMIAAAVSDPR; from the coding sequence ATGAAAAACGCCCCCATCTACCTCGACACCAACGCCACCTCGCCCATCGACCCGCGGGTGGCCGAGTCCATGCTGCCCTACCTGAGCGATCATTTCGGCAATCCCGGCAGCGGACACGCGTACGGGCAGAGAGCCCGCGAGGCCGTGGCGCGGGCGCGCGGCCAGGTGTCCGGCCTGCTGGGCTGCGCGCCCGACGAGGTGGTCTTCACCAGCGGCGGGTCGGAATCCAACAACCTGGCGATCAAGGGGACGGCCTGGGCGCGGGAGGACCGCGGACGGCATCTGGTGATCTCGGCGGTGGAGCACCCGGCCACCGCGGCGGTTGGCGCCTGGCTGGCCGGCCGGGGCTGGGAGGTGACGGTCGTGCCGGTGGACGGCGACTGCCGGGTCGATCCGGACGACGTGGCGCGGGTGCTGCGGCCGGACACCGTCCTGGTCTCGGTCATGCACGCCAACAACGAGGTGGGCGCGGTCCAGCCCATCGCGGAGATCGCCGCCGCCGCGCACGGGGCGGGCGCCCTGATGCACACCGACGCCGCCCAGTCCGCCGGCAAGATCCCCGTGCGCGTTGACGAGCTGGACGTGGACCTGCTGTCGCTGGCCGGCCACAAGTTCTACGGTCCGAAAGGGGTCGGCGCGCTCTACATCAGAGACGGCGTGGAGCTGGAGAACCTGGTCCACGGCGCCGCACAGGAGAGCGGACGGCGCGCCGGCACCGAGAACGTGATCCTGGTGGTCGGGCTGGGCGAGGCGGCCGAGCTGGCCGCGGACGACGTCGCAGACGAAGCGCCGCGCCTCGCCATCTTGCGCGATCGGCTCCAGGGCGCCCTGCTCGCGGCCGCGCCCGCCGCGGTCGTCCACGCCCGCCATGCCGAACGCTTGCCCAACACGCTGAGCATCGGCTTCCCGGGGTTGCTGGCGGCCGACCTGATGGCGCGGCTGGATGGCATCGCCTGCTCGGCGGGAGCGGCCTGTCACGCCGGCGGCGCGCAGGTTACCGCGGTGCTCGAGGCGATGGGCGTCCCCTGCGAGACGGCCGTCGGCACGTTGCGTCTGTCGCTGGGGCGTTTCACCACCGGCGACGAGATCGACCGGGCGGCGGAGATGATCGCCGCCGCGGTGTCGGACCCGCGATGA